Proteins encoded together in one Myotis daubentonii chromosome 17, mMyoDau2.1, whole genome shotgun sequence window:
- the BHLHE22 gene encoding class E basic helix-loop-helix protein 22, producing the protein MDRGLHLGAAAAGEDDLFLHKSLSASTAKRLEASFRSTPPGMDLSLAPPPRERPASSSSSPLGCFEPADPEGAGLLLPPPGGGGGGGGAGGGGGGGVGVPGLLVGSAGVGGDPRLSSLPAGAALCLKYGESASRGSVAESSGGEQSPDDDSDGRCELMLRAGGGDPRASPGAGGGGTKAAEGCSNAHLHGGAGGPPGGPGGGSGGGSSSAGGGGSSSSSSSSSKKSKEQKALRLNINARERRRMHDLNDALDELRAVIPYAHSPSVRKLSKIATLLLAKNYILMQAQALEEMRRLVAYLNQGQAISAASLPSSAAAAAAAAALHPALGAYEQAAGYPFSAGLPPAASCPEKCALFNSVSSSLCKQCTEKP; encoded by the coding sequence ATGGACCGCGGGCTGCACCTCGGCGCGGCCGCCGCGGGGGAAGACGACCTCTTCCTGCATAAGAGCCTCAGCGCCTCCACGGCCAAGCGCTTGGAGGCATCTTTCCGCTCCACGCCCCCGGGCATGGACCTGTCCCTGGCGCCGCCGCCTCGGGAGCGCCCGGCGTCCTCCTCGTCGTCGCCCCTGGGCTGCTTCGAGCCGGCCGATCCCGAGGGTGCggggctgctgctgccgccgcctgggggaggtggcggcggcggcggcgcgggaggtggcggcggcggcggggtggGCGTCCCCGGGCTGCTGGTGGGCTCTGCCGGGGTTGGGGGCGACCCGAGACTGAGcagcctgccggctggggccgCCCTGTGCCTCAAATACGGCGAGAGCGCGAGCCGGGGCTCGGTGGCCGAGAGCAGCGGTGGCGAGCAGAGCCCCGACGACGACAGCGACGGCCGCTGCGAGCTGATGCTGCGGGCCGGAGGCGGCGACCCGCGGGCCTCCCCGGGCGCGGGAGGCGGCGGCACCAAGGCGGCCGAAGGCTGCTCCAACGCCCACCTCCACGGCGGCGCCGGCGGCCCCCCAGGGGGTCCCGGCGGCGGCAGCGGTGGGGGTAGCAGCAGCGCTGGCGGCGGcggtagcagcagcagcagcagcagcagcagcaagaaatCCAAAGAGCAAAAGGCGCTGCGGCTCAACATCAACGCCCGAGAGCGCCGGCGGATGCACGACCTGAACGACGCGCTGGATGAGCTGCGCGCTGTGATCCCCTACGCGCACAGCCCCTCGGTGCGCAAGCTCTCCAAGATCGCCACGCTGCTGCTCGCCAAGAACTACATCCTCATGCAGGCGCAGGCCCTGGAGGAGATGCGGCGCCTGGTCGCCTACCTCAACCAGGGCCAGGCCATCTCGGCCGCCTCGCTCCCCAgctccgcggcggcggcggcggcggccgctgCCCTGCACCCGGCGCTGGGCGCCTACGAGCAGGCTGCGGGCTACCCGTTCAGCGCCGGGCTGCCCCCGGCTGCCTCTTGCCCGGAGAAGTGCGCCCTGTTCAACAGCGTCTCCTCCAGCCTCTGCAAACAGTGCACGGAGAAGCCTTAA